Proteins from one Bacteroides zhangwenhongii genomic window:
- a CDS encoding SusC/RagA family TonB-linked outer membrane protein, producing the protein MKINPLLSLFIVKNQCIKDYFRIMKISFFFLFVCTFQLMAVNAEAQNAIIKVASKSLSIAQLISEIEKQTDYLVVYSNQEIDVNRTVVMQNVSGKVVTFLEAAFAKTNIKYQFNNDYIMLSISKADKVQQRVQNITGVVNDEKGEPVIGANISVIGQSIGTITDINGRFAINATLGSSIQISFIGFKSQIVTADKNYLNIKLIDDTMTLSEVVVVGYGTSTKKDLTGAVGIVSGEMIENRQAVQISNALQGAVAGLNVTRNSGAPGSGGTIRVRGNTTIGNNDALIIVDGIPTDDINNINPNDIENISVLKDAAASSIYGSRAAAGVILVTTKRAKSGQATFNYNYEFGIEKPTEMPEYVDVVRYMQLVDERQMNDGGSSVYGSDFINSYWNNHLQDPDSYPATDWQDVIYKKQAPRHRHEFTMTVGTDKVKTKASLGYVDIDGLYTNSGYKRYMFRVNNDIRLHKMLSANLDVSFKRSNNKSPADSYISSRSVAYMARVMPGIYDDRYDDGRYALGKDGSNILAEVNDGGVNEKIYNQLVGRFVLDFKPLEGLSLKAVLAPTLNFNKFKAFAKVVEYTDKNDPSRVLYTSRPKTTLNETRADGTVFNGQFLANYKKTFAKVHNLDFLLGYEENTIKSEALKASREGFLITEFPYLDLGAEDLRDNSGSASESALRSYFGRINYNYKNKYYLQANARYDGSSRFHKDSRWAFFPSFSAGWIISEEKFMKNISFMSYLKLRGSWGQVGNERIGDYPYQAAITHNDALFWQNGEIVSSKTGAQTIYAIRDITWETTESYDIGVDMMFFNERLKLTADYYKKRTKNILLKLDIPSYLGYANPNQNAGEISTKGWELEASWREQIGDFKYSFSFNISDAKTVIDDLKGTQQKGNLAKIEGGEFDEWYGYRAKGIYQNQQQVDNLPKMNSSVQIGDICYEDISGPDGVPDGIISDYDKVLLGGSLPRYTYGGNISLGYKDLDISLAFQGVGKMKSRLSNVQVQPFMESGIGNVPKIIDGKFWSRNNSVEQNMAARYPRLSTSSATNNYTMSDFWLIDGSYFRLKNITVGYRIPVGRMLSQYIKNIRAYVSINDLLSINKYPKGWDPESSATGYPIVTTFMGGFNLNF; encoded by the coding sequence ATGAAAATAAATCCTTTGTTATCACTCTTTATTGTCAAAAACCAATGCATTAAAGATTATTTTAGAATTATGAAAATCTCATTCTTTTTCTTATTTGTGTGTACCTTCCAACTAATGGCGGTAAACGCAGAAGCTCAAAATGCTATAATAAAAGTTGCATCTAAGTCTTTGTCTATAGCGCAGTTGATATCGGAAATTGAAAAACAAACAGACTATTTGGTGGTGTACAGCAACCAGGAAATAGATGTAAATCGTACGGTAGTAATGCAGAATGTATCGGGGAAAGTTGTAACTTTTCTGGAAGCGGCTTTTGCTAAGACAAATATAAAATATCAATTTAATAATGATTATATAATGCTGTCTATTAGTAAGGCTGATAAGGTGCAACAACGAGTTCAGAATATAACAGGTGTTGTAAACGATGAAAAAGGAGAGCCTGTTATAGGTGCTAATATAAGTGTTATAGGTCAATCAATAGGTACAATAACTGATATAAACGGACGATTTGCAATTAACGCTACTTTGGGAAGTTCTATACAAATTTCCTTCATTGGTTTTAAATCGCAAATCGTTACTGCAGACAAGAACTATTTGAACATAAAGCTGATTGATGATACAATGACTCTTAGTGAGGTCGTTGTTGTCGGTTATGGAACAAGTACCAAGAAAGATCTTACCGGTGCTGTTGGTATTGTAAGTGGTGAGATGATAGAGAACCGACAGGCTGTACAGATTTCGAATGCATTGCAAGGTGCGGTTGCCGGATTGAATGTAACTCGTAATTCAGGAGCTCCAGGTAGTGGTGGAACGATTCGGGTACGTGGGAATACGACTATTGGAAACAATGATGCTCTTATTATAGTTGATGGTATACCGACCGATGATATTAATAATATAAATCCTAATGATATAGAGAATATCTCAGTTCTTAAAGACGCTGCTGCCAGTTCTATATATGGTTCTCGTGCTGCTGCTGGGGTTATATTAGTCACAACTAAACGGGCAAAATCAGGGCAGGCTACTTTCAATTATAACTATGAATTTGGTATTGAAAAACCGACAGAGATGCCTGAGTATGTAGATGTTGTACGTTATATGCAGTTAGTAGATGAAAGGCAGATGAATGATGGAGGTTCCTCGGTATATGGTTCCGATTTTATTAACAGTTATTGGAATAATCATTTGCAGGATCCGGACTCTTATCCTGCCACGGATTGGCAAGATGTTATTTATAAGAAACAGGCTCCCAGGCATCGGCATGAGTTTACTATGACTGTGGGGACGGATAAAGTGAAGACAAAGGCTTCGTTAGGATATGTCGATATAGATGGTTTATATACTAATAGTGGCTATAAACGCTACATGTTTCGTGTGAATAATGATATTCGTTTGCATAAGATGCTTTCTGCAAATTTGGATGTATCATTTAAAAGGTCGAACAACAAATCTCCGGCAGATAGCTATATTTCTTCAAGAAGTGTGGCTTATATGGCTCGGGTAATGCCAGGGATATATGATGATAGGTATGATGATGGTCGTTATGCTTTGGGAAAAGATGGTTCGAATATATTGGCAGAGGTGAATGATGGGGGAGTAAATGAAAAAATATACAATCAGTTAGTAGGTCGTTTTGTTTTAGATTTTAAGCCATTGGAAGGGTTGTCATTGAAAGCTGTACTTGCTCCTACGTTGAACTTTAATAAATTTAAGGCCTTTGCCAAAGTTGTTGAGTATACAGATAAGAACGATCCTTCCAGAGTTCTATACACTAGTCGTCCAAAAACGACTCTAAATGAAACAAGGGCTGATGGTACTGTTTTTAATGGCCAGTTCTTGGCTAATTACAAAAAGACATTTGCCAAAGTGCATAATTTAGACTTCTTGTTGGGATACGAAGAAAATACAATAAAATCTGAAGCATTGAAAGCGTCACGTGAAGGATTTTTGATTACAGAATTTCCATATCTTGATTTGGGAGCGGAAGATTTGAGAGATAATAGCGGCTCTGCTTCGGAGTCAGCTTTAAGGTCTTACTTTGGGCGTATCAATTATAATTATAAGAATAAATATTATCTTCAGGCAAATGCCCGCTATGATGGCTCTTCTCGTTTTCATAAAGATTCGAGGTGGGCGTTTTTTCCCTCTTTTTCTGCAGGATGGATTATATCAGAAGAAAAGTTTATGAAGAATATTTCATTCATGTCCTATCTTAAATTAAGAGGATCATGGGGGCAAGTAGGGAATGAGAGGATAGGAGATTATCCATATCAGGCGGCAATAACTCATAATGATGCTCTTTTTTGGCAAAATGGAGAAATTGTATCAAGCAAAACTGGTGCTCAGACGATTTATGCTATTCGGGATATCACATGGGAAACGACAGAATCTTATGACATAGGAGTAGACATGATGTTTTTTAATGAGAGATTAAAATTAACGGCAGACTATTATAAGAAGAGGACTAAAAATATTCTTCTTAAATTGGATATTCCGAGTTATCTTGGATATGCAAACCCTAACCAGAATGCAGGAGAAATAAGTACTAAAGGCTGGGAACTTGAAGCGTCGTGGAGAGAACAGATTGGAGATTTTAAATATTCATTTTCTTTTAATATATCGGATGCAAAGACTGTAATTGATGACTTGAAAGGAACTCAACAAAAAGGGAATCTTGCAAAAATAGAAGGAGGAGAGTTTGACGAGTGGTACGGATACCGTGCAAAAGGAATTTATCAAAATCAACAACAAGTGGATAATCTTCCGAAGATGAATTCGTCTGTTCAGATAGGTGATATCTGTTATGAAGATATTAGTGGTCCTGACGGAGTTCCTGATGGGATAATATCTGATTATGATAAAGTATTGCTGGGTGGTTCTCTTCCTCGATATACGTATGGGGGCAATATATCATTAGGTTATAAAGATTTAGATATATCGTTGGCATTTCAAGGCGTGGGAAAAATGAAGTCCCGACTGTCTAATGTTCAGGTTCAACCATTTATGGAGTCGGGAATCGGAAATGTTCCTAAAATAATTGATGGAAAGTTTTGGAGTCGTAACAATTCCGTAGAGCAGAATATGGCTGCCCGATATCCTCGCTTGTCAACATCTAGTGCCACAAATAATTATACGATGTCGGATTTCTGGCTGATAGATGGCTCTTATTTTCGGTTAAAGAACATAACTGTGGGATATAGAATACCTGTTGGAAGAATGTTAAGCCAGTATATTAAAAATATAAGGGCTTATGTAAGTATAAACGATTTGTTGTCCATAAATAAGTATCCGAAGGGCTGGGACCCGGAATCGTCTGCAACTGGTTATCCTATTGTTACTACTTTTATGGGAGGTTTCAATCTTAATTTTTAA
- a CDS encoding L-rhamnose isomerase produces the protein MKKEELIQKAYEIAAERYAAVGVDTEKVLETMQDFHLSLHCWQADDVTGFEVQAGSLTGGIQATGNYPGKARNIDELRADILKAASYIPGTHRLNLHEIYGDFQGKVVDRDQVEPEHFKSWIEWGKEHNMKLDFNSTSFSHPKSGDLSLSNPDEGIRQFWIEHTKRCRAVAEEMGKAQGDPCIMNLWVHDGSKDITVNRMKYRALLKDSLDQIFATEYKNMKDCIESKVFGIGLESYTVGSNDFYIGYGASRNKMITLDTGHFHPTESVADKVSSLLLYVPELMLHVSRPVRWDSDHVTIMDDPTMELFSEIVRCGALDRVHYGLDYFDASINRIGAYVIGSRAAQKCMTRALLEPIAKLREYEANGQGFQRLALLEEEKVLPWNAVWDMFCLKNNVPVGEDFIAEIEKYEAEVTSKR, from the coding sequence ATGAAAAAAGAAGAACTGATTCAGAAAGCGTATGAAATTGCTGCGGAACGTTATGCGGCAGTAGGTGTAGACACCGAGAAAGTATTGGAAACTATGCAGGATTTTCACCTGTCACTCCATTGTTGGCAGGCTGATGATGTGACCGGATTTGAAGTGCAGGCAGGTTCATTGACCGGAGGTATCCAGGCAACCGGTAATTATCCGGGCAAAGCTCGTAACATTGATGAGTTGCGTGCCGACATCTTGAAAGCCGCTTCTTATATTCCGGGTACTCACCGCTTGAACTTGCATGAGATATACGGAGATTTCCAAGGCAAGGTGGTTGACCGCGATCAGGTAGAACCGGAACACTTCAAGAGTTGGATTGAATGGGGTAAGGAACATAACATGAAGCTTGACTTCAACTCTACTTCTTTCTCTCATCCGAAATCGGGCGATTTGTCACTCTCCAACCCTGATGAAGGTATCCGTCAGTTCTGGATTGAACATACCAAACGCTGTCGTGCTGTTGCGGAGGAAATGGGTAAGGCACAGGGTGATCCGTGTATTATGAACCTTTGGGTACATGACGGAAGCAAGGATATCACTGTAAACCGTATGAAGTATCGTGCGTTGCTGAAAGATTCTTTGGATCAGATCTTCGCTACAGAATATAAGAATATGAAGGATTGCATCGAATCTAAGGTGTTCGGTATCGGTCTGGAAAGCTATACGGTAGGTTCCAACGATTTCTATATCGGTTACGGTGCTTCTCGCAATAAGATGATCACTTTGGATACCGGTCACTTCCACCCGACAGAAAGCGTAGCTGATAAAGTATCTTCATTGTTGCTTTATGTTCCCGAACTGATGTTGCACGTAAGCCGTCCGGTTCGTTGGGATTCAGACCACGTTACTATCATGGATGATCCGACTATGGAACTGTTCAGCGAAATCGTTCGTTGCGGTGCTTTGGACCGTGTACATTATGGTCTTGACTATTTCGACGCTTCCATCAACCGTATCGGTGCATACGTGATCGGCAGCCGTGCCGCACAGAAATGTATGACCCGTGCTTTGCTCGAACCGATTGCGAAATTGCGTGAATACGAAGCAAACGGACAGGGATTCCAGCGTCTGGCTTTGCTTGAAGAAGAAAAAGTGTTGCCTTGGAATGCAGTTTGGGATATGTTCTGCTTGAAGAACAATGTTCCTGTAGGTGAAGATTTCATCGCAGAAATCGAAAAGTACGAAGCCGAAGTAACTTCTAAACGATAA
- the fucO gene encoding lactaldehyde reductase, with protein sequence MNRIILNETSYFGAGCRSVIAVEAARRGFKKAFFVTDKDLIKFGVAAEIIKVFDDNQIPYELYSDVKANPTIANVQNGVAAYKASGADFIVALGGGSSIDTAKGIGIVVNNPDFADVKSLEGVADTKHKAVPTFALPTTAGTAAEVTINYVIIDEDARKKMVCVDPNDIPAVAIVDPELMYSMPKGLTAATGMDALTHAIESYITPGAWAMSDMFELKAIEMIAQNLKAAVDNGKDVAAREAMSQAQYIAGMGFSNVGLGIVHSMAHPLGAFYDTPHGVANALLLPYVMEYNAESPAASKYIHIAKAMGVDTTGMSEAEGIKAAIEAVKALSISINIPQKLHEINVKEEDIPALAVAAFNDVCTGGNPRPTSVEDIEALYHKAF encoded by the coding sequence ATGAATCGCATTATTTTAAATGAAACTTCTTACTTCGGTGCAGGCTGCCGGAGTGTAATTGCTGTAGAAGCAGCCAGACGTGGCTTTAAGAAAGCTTTTTTTGTAACGGATAAGGATCTGATCAAGTTTGGTGTGGCTGCCGAAATCATTAAAGTGTTTGACGACAATCAGATACCTTACGAACTTTATAGTGATGTAAAAGCCAATCCTACTATTGCTAATGTACAGAACGGAGTGGCTGCTTACAAAGCTTCCGGTGCAGACTTTATCGTTGCTTTGGGCGGCGGATCTTCTATTGACACTGCTAAGGGCATCGGTATTGTTGTGAACAACCCGGATTTTGCGGATGTGAAGTCTTTGGAGGGTGTGGCTGATACCAAGCATAAAGCGGTACCTACTTTCGCACTGCCTACTACTGCCGGAACGGCTGCCGAAGTTACTATCAATTATGTGATTATCGATGAAGATGCACGTAAGAAGATGGTGTGTGTAGACCCGAACGATATTCCTGCTGTGGCTATCGTAGATCCTGAGTTGATGTACTCCATGCCGAAGGGGCTGACTGCTGCGACGGGAATGGATGCCTTGACTCATGCCATCGAAAGTTATATTACTCCGGGTGCTTGGGCTATGAGTGATATGTTTGAATTGAAGGCGATTGAAATGATTGCACAGAATTTGAAGGCGGCTGTGGATAACGGCAAGGATGTGGCGGCCCGCGAAGCAATGTCGCAGGCACAATATATTGCCGGTATGGGATTCTCGAATGTTGGTTTAGGAATCGTTCACTCGATGGCTCATCCGCTGGGTGCATTTTATGATACTCCTCATGGGGTAGCCAATGCTTTGCTGTTGCCGTATGTGATGGAGTATAATGCTGAATCTCCGGCAGCTTCAAAATATATCCATATTGCGAAAGCAATGGGAGTAGACACCACTGGAATGAGTGAAGCAGAGGGAATAAAAGCAGCTATTGAAGCAGTGAAAGCACTCTCTATCAGCATCAATATACCGCAGAAATTGCATGAAATCAATGTGAAGGAAGAAGATATTCCTGCATTGGCTGTAGCAGCTTTCAATGATGTTTGTACGGGTGGTAATCCTCGTCCGACTTCAGTAGAAGACATCGAAGCTCTGTATCATAAAGCATTCTAA
- the rhaT gene encoding L-rhamnose/proton symporter RhaT, producing the protein MDILIGLLIIAIGSFCQSSSYVPIKKVKEWSWESFWLIQGVFAWLVFPFLGSLLGVPQGGSLLDLWGAGGAGMSIFYGILWGVGGLTFGLSMRYLGVALGQSISLGTCAGFGTLLPALFAGTNLFEGNGLILLLGVCITLAGIAIIGYAGSLRAQNMSEEEKRAAVKDFALTKGLLVALLAGVMSACFALGLDAGTPIKNAALAGGVEGLYAGLPVIFLVTLGGFLTNAAYCLQQNVANKSMGDYAKGKVWGNNLVFCALAGVLWYMQFFGLEMGKSFLTESPVLLAFSWCILMALNVTFSNVWGIILKEWKGVSNKTITVLIAGLIVLIFSLVFPNLF; encoded by the coding sequence ATGGATATTTTAATCGGCTTGTTGATTATAGCCATCGGTAGCTTTTGCCAGTCCAGTTCATATGTACCTATTAAAAAGGTAAAGGAGTGGAGCTGGGAAAGCTTCTGGTTGATACAAGGTGTATTTGCCTGGTTGGTGTTCCCATTCTTGGGCTCACTGCTGGGCGTACCGCAAGGAGGCAGTCTGCTCGACTTGTGGGGAGCGGGAGGTGCCGGTATGAGCATCTTTTATGGTATATTGTGGGGAGTAGGAGGATTGACTTTCGGACTTTCCATGCGTTATCTGGGGGTTGCGCTAGGGCAGAGTATCTCGTTGGGTACTTGTGCCGGTTTCGGAACTCTTCTTCCAGCTCTTTTTGCAGGCACAAATTTATTTGAAGGTAACGGGTTGATTCTGTTGTTGGGTGTTTGCATCACATTGGCGGGTATCGCTATTATCGGCTATGCCGGTAGCTTGCGTGCACAAAACATGAGTGAAGAAGAAAAACGTGCTGCCGTAAAAGACTTTGCGCTGACAAAGGGGTTGTTGGTTGCCCTCCTGGCCGGTGTCATGAGCGCTTGCTTTGCCTTGGGGTTGGATGCGGGAACTCCTATCAAGAATGCGGCTCTAGCCGGTGGAGTGGAAGGGCTTTATGCCGGTCTTCCGGTAATCTTCCTGGTTACTCTTGGCGGATTTCTGACGAATGCCGCTTATTGTCTGCAACAGAATGTGGCTAATAAGTCAATGGGTGACTATGCCAAAGGAAAAGTGTGGGGCAATAATCTGGTGTTCTGCGCCTTGGCAGGTGTGTTGTGGTATATGCAATTCTTCGGATTGGAAATGGGTAAAAGTTTCTTGACAGAAAGTCCTGTGCTGTTGGCTTTTTCCTGGTGTATACTGATGGCATTGAATGTAACTTTCAGTAATGTTTGGGGAATCATTTTGAAGGAATGGAAAGGAGTATCAAATAAGACTATAACTGTGCTGATAGCTGGTCTGATCGTACTTATCTTCTCATTAGTGTTCCCAAATTTGTTTTAA
- the rhaD gene encoding rhamnulose-1-phosphate aldolase — protein sequence MKSILENRPALAKEVNKVAEVAGYLWQKGWAERNGGNITINITEFVDDEIRQMKPISEVKSIGVTLPYLKGCYFYCKGTNKRMRDLARWPMENGSVIRILDDCASYVIIADEAVAPTSELPSHLSVHNDLLSKNSPYKASVHTHPIELIALTHCKKFLEKDVATNMLWSMIPETKAFCPRGLGIIPYKLPSSVELAEATIKELQDYDVVMWEKHGVFAVDCDAMQAFDQIDVLNKSALIYIAAKNMGFEPDGMSQEQMKEMTVAFNLPK from the coding sequence ATGAAATCAATTTTAGAGAATCGTCCGGCACTTGCCAAAGAGGTAAATAAGGTGGCTGAAGTTGCCGGCTATTTGTGGCAGAAAGGATGGGCTGAACGTAACGGTGGTAATATCACTATTAATATCACAGAGTTTGTAGACGATGAAATCCGTCAGATGAAACCGATCAGCGAAGTAAAATCTATCGGTGTGACTCTTCCTTATCTGAAAGGATGTTATTTCTACTGCAAGGGAACTAATAAGCGTATGCGTGATTTAGCTCGCTGGCCGATGGAGAATGGTTCGGTTATCCGTATTCTGGATGACTGTGCCAGCTATGTGATTATCGCTGATGAGGCGGTGGCTCCGACATCGGAATTGCCTTCTCACCTGAGTGTGCACAATGACCTGTTGAGCAAAAACTCTCCTTATAAAGCATCTGTGCATACGCACCCGATTGAGCTGATTGCCCTGACACATTGTAAGAAGTTCCTGGAAAAAGATGTGGCTACCAATATGTTGTGGAGCATGATTCCCGAAACAAAGGCATTCTGCCCGCGTGGCTTGGGTATCATTCCTTATAAATTGCCTAGTTCTGTAGAACTGGCGGAAGCTACCATTAAGGAGTTGCAGGATTACGACGTTGTGATGTGGGAAAAACATGGCGTATTTGCAGTAGATTGCGATGCGATGCAGGCATTCGACCAGATTGATGTGTTGAATAAATCTGCTTTGATCTATATTGCAGCCAAGAACATGGGCTTCGAACCGGATGGTATGAGTCAGGAACAGATGAAGGAAATGACTGTTGCTTTCAATCTTCCTAAATAA
- a CDS encoding FecR family protein, which translates to MDERILKYFQNELDAAERLELLREIRKDDILKKQFSEYQNLCALINLSSYGENIDEGKNKYSYFKQWIATRKRHQFLIKLMKYAAVVILVIVSTCWLTLWTSSSLLDDSLLAETNTLYVPAGQRACITLQDGSLVWLNAQSTLIYPSHFSGSERKVQIMGEAFFEIAKNEKKPFYVVAQNAEMQVLGTKFNVYSYPETGITRTSLVEGAVQVSCDNSTEKVVLKPNEQVTVENGKMTVELIKFPDALLWKEGIYSFNNERLIDITKKLELYYDVKIVVSNQLLRDIRYTCKFRQRDGIDEILKVIQQIHHFKINKDKEKNTFTLN; encoded by the coding sequence ATGGACGAACGAATATTGAAATACTTTCAAAATGAATTGGATGCCGCTGAAAGACTAGAACTTCTGCGAGAGATCAGGAAAGATGATATCTTAAAAAAGCAATTTAGCGAGTATCAAAACCTATGTGCTTTGATAAACCTGTCTTCGTACGGTGAGAATATTGATGAGGGAAAAAATAAATATAGTTATTTTAAGCAATGGATTGCAACAAGAAAACGTCATCAATTTCTGATTAAGTTAATGAAATATGCGGCAGTTGTTATACTCGTGATTGTTTCTACATGTTGGTTGACATTATGGACTTCTTCAAGTTTGCTGGATGATAGTCTTCTTGCAGAGACTAATACATTATATGTACCAGCAGGACAGCGTGCCTGTATCACCCTGCAGGACGGAAGCCTTGTCTGGCTTAACGCACAGTCTACTTTAATTTATCCTTCACATTTTTCCGGATCGGAGCGAAAGGTACAGATTATGGGAGAAGCCTTTTTCGAGATAGCTAAGAATGAAAAGAAACCATTTTATGTAGTTGCTCAAAATGCAGAGATGCAAGTACTAGGGACAAAATTTAACGTATATAGTTATCCTGAAACCGGGATAACCCGAACGAGTTTGGTTGAAGGAGCAGTACAAGTGAGTTGCGACAATAGTACTGAGAAGGTTGTTTTAAAGCCCAATGAGCAGGTGACAGTAGAAAATGGGAAAATGACTGTTGAACTTATAAAATTTCCCGATGCTTTACTTTGGAAGGAGGGGATATATAGCTTTAATAATGAACGTTTGATTGATATTACCAAAAAACTCGAATTGTATTATGATGTAAAGATTGTTGTTTCTAACCAATTATTGAGAGATATCAGATATACATGTAAATTCAGGCAAAGAGATGGCATTGATGAGATACTGAAAGTTATACAACAAATTCACCACTTTAAAATAAATAAAGATAAAGAGAAGAATACTTTTACATTAAACTAA
- a CDS encoding RNA polymerase sigma-70 factor — protein MIQEKQPVDFEQIYIAYFSKMKHFAKEYVLSDEDAENIVQDVFGELWERKEILELPINIIAYLFTAIKNRCVDFLRRKILIKDIEDKLQEEYRLTLQAKYYSLEYLDLDILEEESIEQILSKAIDALPEKCREIFIKNKIEGKKQKEIAAELNISINTVETQMGIAYKKLKTELKDYFPLFLFLLY, from the coding sequence ATGATACAAGAAAAACAACCTGTTGATTTTGAGCAAATTTATATTGCTTATTTTTCCAAGATGAAGCATTTTGCTAAGGAATATGTTCTATCGGATGAAGATGCCGAAAACATTGTGCAAGATGTTTTTGGAGAACTTTGGGAACGAAAAGAAATACTGGAACTGCCAATTAATATTATAGCTTATCTTTTCACTGCTATTAAAAATCGATGCGTTGATTTTTTACGTCGGAAAATATTAATAAAAGATATTGAGGATAAGTTGCAAGAAGAGTACCGTCTCACTTTACAAGCGAAGTATTACTCATTGGAATATCTAGACTTGGACATCTTGGAGGAAGAAAGTATAGAACAAATTTTATCAAAGGCGATTGATGCACTGCCAGAGAAATGCCGGGAAATTTTTATTAAAAATAAAATCGAGGGTAAAAAGCAAAAAGAGATTGCTGCAGAATTAAATATCTCTATAAATACGGTTGAAACGCAGATGGGAATCGCTTACAAGAAACTTAAAACTGAACTGAAAGACTATTTTCCCCTTTTCCTTTTTTTACTTTATTGA
- a CDS encoding AraC family transcriptional regulator: protein MIEDNSLGLEFKYLIVNDMDRKFGLWVNTVGYQSIPPDSPYPLKEHPSGYFFNAEKGRVLREYQLVYITKGRGLFSSDSTSEKQVCKGRLMVLFPGQWHTYRPLRQTGWTEYYIGFEGPMIDAIVNDAFLSQEQQILEIGINEELVSLFSRALAVAEADKISAQQYLSGIVLHMIGMILSVSKNKVFEMSDVDQKIEQAKIIMNENISGNVDPEELAMRLNISYSWFRRVFKEYTGYAPAKYFQELKLRKAKQMLVGTSQSVKEISFFLGFQSTEYFFSFFKKRTGLTPLEYRSFGREE, encoded by the coding sequence ATGATCGAGGATAATAGTTTAGGATTAGAATTTAAATATCTGATTGTAAATGACATGGACCGGAAATTTGGTCTATGGGTAAATACCGTCGGCTATCAGTCTATTCCTCCTGATTCACCTTACCCGTTGAAAGAACATCCTTCCGGTTACTTTTTTAATGCGGAAAAGGGAAGAGTACTTCGTGAATACCAGCTAGTTTATATTACGAAGGGGCGCGGTTTGTTTTCATCCGATTCAACTTCCGAAAAGCAAGTTTGTAAAGGCCGGTTGATGGTGTTGTTTCCCGGGCAATGGCATACGTACCGTCCGTTGCGGCAGACGGGTTGGACGGAGTATTACATAGGCTTTGAGGGACCAATGATAGATGCCATCGTTAATGATGCTTTTTTGTCGCAGGAGCAGCAAATATTGGAAATTGGTATTAATGAAGAATTGGTTTCCTTGTTCTCCCGTGCTCTTGCTGTAGCTGAAGCGGATAAAATTTCCGCGCAACAATACCTTTCCGGGATTGTGCTTCACATGATAGGTATGATTCTCTCCGTCTCCAAGAATAAAGTTTTCGAGATGAGTGATGTGGATCAGAAGATAGAACAGGCAAAAATCATCATGAATGAAAATATTTCCGGTAATGTAGATCCGGAAGAGTTGGCGATGCGGCTTAATATCAGTTATTCATGGTTTCGACGTGTTTTCAAGGAGTATACAGGTTATGCTCCTGCCAAATATTTCCAGGAATTGAAACTTCGTAAAGCCAAACAAATGTTAGTAGGAACTTCCCAATCCGTGAAAGAGATTTCTTTTTTCCTGGGTTTCCAGTCTACCGAATATTTTTTCTCTTTTTTCAAGAAACGTACAGGGCTTACTCCGCTGGAATATCGTTCGTTCGGGCGGGAAGAATAA